The following are encoded together in the Gemmatimonadota bacterium genome:
- a CDS encoding cobalamin-binding protein, which produces MRLVSLCPSLTELLHDLGAAGAVVGRTKFCVHPAPWVLGIEAVGGTKNPRLDRIIALAPDLVLMNEEENRADDAQALREAGVAVHSSMPRTVTDTAQMVRSIAHAIGRVAEGERIATDIERRAQRVAQRAASLAEVSYAYLIWRDPWMTVNHDTFISAMLALAGGRNAFGAAGDRYATVTIDQLRAASPDVVFLSSEPFPFAAKHVEELCALTGWAPARFVLADGELLSWHGSRTPAGIDYAESLLAAVRSARAVSG; this is translated from the coding sequence ATGCGCCTCGTCTCGCTCTGCCCCTCGCTCACGGAACTCCTGCACGACCTCGGCGCCGCCGGTGCGGTGGTGGGGCGCACCAAGTTCTGCGTGCATCCCGCGCCCTGGGTGCTCGGCATCGAGGCCGTCGGCGGAACGAAGAACCCGAGACTCGATCGCATCATCGCGCTGGCCCCGGACCTCGTGCTGATGAACGAGGAGGAGAACCGGGCCGACGATGCGCAGGCGCTACGCGAGGCAGGGGTGGCGGTGCACAGTTCGATGCCACGCACCGTGACTGACACCGCGCAGATGGTGCGCTCCATCGCGCACGCCATCGGGCGCGTGGCGGAGGGAGAACGCATCGCCACCGACATCGAACGGCGGGCCCAACGCGTCGCGCAGCGGGCAGCGTCGCTGGCAGAGGTGTCGTACGCGTACCTGATCTGGCGCGACCCCTGGATGACGGTCAACCACGACACGTTCATCAGCGCCATGCTCGCCCTGGCCGGTGGGCGCAACGCGTTCGGCGCGGCGGGCGATCGATATGCCACGGTCACCATCGACCAACTGCGCGCAGCAAGTCCCGACGTCGTCTTCCTGTCGAGCGAGCCCTTTCCCTTCGCCGCGAAGCACGTGGAGGAGCTGTGCGCGCTGACCGGCTGGGCGCCGGCGCGATTCGTCCTGGCCGACGGGGAGCTGCTCTCGTGGCACGGCTCGCGTACCCCGGCCGGGATCGACTACGCCGAGTCGCTCCTGGCGGCGGTGCGCTCGGCGCGGGCGGTGTCGGGGTAG
- a CDS encoding response regulator: MHKLLARQLRRAFGTEQALPDGLAPFLAMVDATYVQSDVDREMLERSLDLSSQELSERSRRAEAKSMGLLRALPDFVLYLGADDTVLDVRAPWPEALTCEARQAIGHPVHDIVAPDGALGEWMADALQAAREAGTVQVVEFRDTWQAGARRDLELRVSPLDRGEALAVVRDISERKTAERALQESQERLELAILGSADGLWDWDPRTGRILISPRFREMLGASIEELPDRIEAIDARLHPDDRARTWNAVGAHFQEQVPFDETCRALHNDGEYRWFQLRGQAIWDEIGEPTRMAGSIRDISDLKAKERELERARDAAEAASRAKDEFLANMSHEIRTPMNAVLGLTQLLLEGELRSRERGYATSMLDAGRSLLSLINDLLDISRIETGVLTLDPMEFSLPTTVTETFHLFEPKASAKGLAISMTIDEQSPDRVVGDPGRLRQILMCLLDNAVKFTPQGAIALSVTVAPDDEVRFAVQDTGIGIPADRMADILEKFTQVDGASTRRHGGTGIGLAISRHLAQLMGGRIEVESTLGAGSRFTLSVPLARAAAPAAVLGPVATPALSGVRVLVLNDDPDSSQRLQDDFEGLGMTVTSVATPAEALGALRTGARGGDPFGVCVVNDRSSDLQSEAMARVIKRDPLLADTVLAILVTLGMPGDARRLFDVGFTAYLAPPLHAEDVRDAVASAWRLERVVGARSLITRHSLAEARAQRAPQDRAPGREVAELALASSSQQEGARPSHEAPRGAEEAPLVLVVDDNDINRHVANEMLRRIGCRVLLADGGEAGVRLAAEHPFDLILMDVQMPVVDGFEAAARIRQQQAAGTRRTPIVAVTANAMRGDRQRCLDGGMDDYLAKPVTRAGLYDLVQRWVPRAVVVPTPVRRTGGTPGAVRAQGAMDGSAPPVAVAPAAPPVDPAAAIPESALDVRQLRSIVGDDPARVAEFLAMFVSLTTPMVDALVQAVTAGDATEVRRQAHKLKGSCGSAGAKELAALGARAERLAQDEDWGALRGSVGELRHALDRVKGAITVAT, from the coding sequence ATGCACAAGCTCCTCGCCCGCCAGCTGCGTCGCGCCTTCGGCACCGAGCAGGCGCTCCCCGACGGACTGGCGCCCTTCCTCGCCATGGTTGATGCGACCTACGTGCAGAGCGACGTGGATCGCGAGATGCTCGAGCGGTCGCTCGACCTGTCGTCACAGGAACTCTCGGAGCGGTCGCGGCGCGCCGAGGCCAAGAGCATGGGGCTGCTGCGCGCGCTCCCCGACTTCGTGCTGTACCTCGGGGCTGATGACACCGTGCTCGACGTGCGCGCGCCGTGGCCGGAGGCGCTGACCTGCGAGGCCCGGCAGGCCATCGGCCATCCGGTCCACGACATCGTTGCCCCTGACGGCGCCCTCGGCGAATGGATGGCCGATGCCCTGCAGGCGGCGCGGGAGGCAGGGACGGTGCAGGTGGTCGAGTTTCGCGACACCTGGCAGGCGGGGGCGCGGCGCGACCTGGAGTTGCGCGTGAGCCCGCTGGATCGAGGCGAGGCGCTCGCGGTCGTTCGCGACATCAGCGAGCGCAAGACCGCCGAACGTGCCTTGCAGGAGTCGCAGGAGCGGCTCGAACTCGCCATCCTCGGCTCGGCCGACGGGTTGTGGGACTGGGACCCACGCACCGGGCGCATCCTCATCTCCCCGCGCTTCCGCGAGATGCTGGGCGCGAGCATCGAGGAACTCCCGGACCGCATCGAGGCGATCGATGCGCGGCTGCACCCGGACGATCGGGCCCGCACCTGGAATGCGGTGGGGGCGCATTTCCAGGAGCAGGTCCCGTTCGACGAGACGTGCCGCGCGCTGCACAACGACGGCGAGTATCGCTGGTTCCAGCTGCGCGGCCAGGCCATCTGGGACGAAATCGGCGAACCGACGCGCATGGCAGGGTCGATTCGCGATATCAGCGACCTCAAGGCGAAGGAGCGTGAGCTGGAGCGCGCCCGCGACGCGGCCGAGGCGGCGAGCCGCGCGAAGGACGAGTTCCTGGCCAACATGAGCCACGAGATTCGCACGCCGATGAACGCCGTGCTCGGGCTCACGCAGCTGCTGCTCGAGGGGGAGCTGCGTTCGCGCGAGCGCGGCTATGCCACGAGCATGCTCGACGCCGGGCGCTCGCTCCTGTCGCTGATCAACGACCTGCTCGACATCTCGCGCATCGAGACCGGGGTCCTCACCCTCGACCCGATGGAGTTCTCGCTGCCGACGACGGTGACCGAGACGTTCCATCTGTTCGAGCCCAAGGCGAGCGCGAAGGGGCTCGCCATCTCGATGACGATCGACGAGCAGTCCCCCGATCGTGTGGTCGGCGATCCGGGGCGCCTGCGCCAGATCCTCATGTGCCTCCTCGACAACGCGGTGAAGTTCACCCCGCAGGGGGCCATCGCCCTGTCGGTGACGGTGGCGCCCGACGACGAGGTGCGCTTCGCCGTGCAGGACACGGGGATCGGCATCCCGGCGGATCGCATGGCCGACATCCTCGAGAAGTTCACCCAGGTCGATGGCGCCTCGACGCGGCGTCACGGCGGGACGGGGATCGGGCTCGCGATCAGCCGCCACCTGGCGCAGCTCATGGGGGGGCGCATCGAGGTGGAGAGCACGCTGGGAGCGGGGAGCCGTTTCACCCTCAGCGTTCCGCTGGCGCGCGCCGCGGCGCCCGCGGCGGTCCTCGGGCCGGTCGCGACGCCGGCGCTGTCCGGCGTCCGCGTGCTGGTGCTCAACGACGATCCCGACTCCAGTCAGCGGTTGCAGGACGATTTCGAGGGGCTGGGGATGACGGTGACGAGCGTCGCGACCCCCGCCGAGGCGTTAGGCGCGCTCCGTACGGGTGCGCGCGGCGGCGATCCCTTCGGCGTGTGCGTGGTCAACGACCGCAGCAGCGACCTGCAGAGCGAGGCGATGGCGCGGGTGATCAAGCGCGACCCGTTGCTGGCCGACACCGTGCTGGCGATCCTGGTGACGCTGGGCATGCCGGGCGATGCGCGGCGCCTGTTCGACGTCGGCTTCACGGCATACCTGGCACCGCCACTGCACGCGGAGGATGTGCGCGACGCCGTGGCGTCGGCGTGGCGCCTCGAGCGCGTCGTGGGCGCGCGCAGCCTGATCACGCGCCATTCACTGGCCGAAGCGCGCGCCCAGCGCGCGCCCCAGGACCGTGCGCCGGGGCGCGAGGTCGCGGAGCTTGCCTTGGCGTCTTCTTCGCAGCAGGAGGGGGCTCGTCCGTCGCACGAGGCGCCACGGGGGGCGGAGGAGGCGCCGCTCGTGCTGGTCGTGGACGACAACGACATCAACCGGCACGTGGCCAACGAGATGCTGCGCCGCATCGGCTGCCGGGTCCTCCTGGCCGACGGTGGCGAGGCGGGGGTGCGGCTGGCCGCCGAGCATCCGTTCGACCTGATCCTCATGGACGTGCAGATGCCGGTCGTGGACGGGTTCGAGGCGGCGGCGCGCATCCGTCAGCAGCAAGCGGCGGGCACGCGACGCACCCCGATCGTCGCGGTGACGGCCAACGCCATGCGCGGCGACCGGCAGCGGTGCCTGGATGGCGGGATGGATGACTACCTCGCGAAGCCCGTGACCCGCGCGGGGTTGTACGATCTGGTGCAGCGCTGGGTGCCGCGCGCCGTGGTCGTGCCTACGCCGGTACGGCGAACGGGGGGCACTCCCGGGGCGGTGCGGGCGCAGGGGGCGATGGACGGATCGGCGCCACCGGTCGCGGTCGCCCCGGCGGCGCCCCCCGTCGACCCCGCGGCCGCCATCCCCGAGAGCGCGCTGGACGTGCGCCAGCTGCGCTCGATCGTCGGCGACGACCCGGCACGGGTGGCGGAGTTCCTCGCGATGTTCGTGTCGCTCACCACCCCCATGGTCGACGCGCTGGTGCAGGCGGTGACGGCCGGCGACGCCACCGAGGTGCGCCGTCAGGCGCACAAGCTCAAGGGGTCGTGCGGGAGTGCGGGGGCGAAGGAGCTCGCGGCCCTCGGCGCGCGCGCCGAGCGGCTGGCGCAGGACGAGGACTGGGGCGCCCTTCGCGGGAGCGTGGGCGAGCTCCGGCACGCGCTCGATCGCGTGAAGGGCGCCATCACCGTCGCCACGTGA
- a CDS encoding response regulator, translated as MSTDQGRDLQTVVIVDDDTFGLALLRTLVEKVGPVHVETFDDPLEAQAWCRNHDLDVLITDYEMPGMNGLSLVRALRAHPRTRDVPMMMITALEDRDIRYQALECGANDYLNKPLDAPEVRARVRNMLAVAEGQRALQRRSDLLAREVRSATASIVEREREIVLRLSRAAEFRDLETGSHIMRIAHFSELIARALGQSETECEQLFLASPMHDVGKIGIPDNVLLKPGRFNEEEFALMQQHTVIGHRILSGSQSELLQLAAEIALTHHERFDGAGYPHQRAGADIPIAGRIVAVADVFDALLSSRPYKRAWTVEEALGMIRVGRAKQFDPDCVDAFLVALPQILATRERFAEEDGSEAERSPLRSLMPPKRSAAPVAS; from the coding sequence ATGTCAACCGACCAGGGGCGCGACCTGCAAACCGTCGTCATCGTCGACGACGACACCTTCGGGCTGGCGCTGCTGCGCACGCTGGTCGAGAAGGTGGGGCCCGTGCACGTGGAGACGTTCGACGACCCGCTGGAGGCGCAGGCCTGGTGCCGCAACCACGACCTCGACGTCCTCATCACCGATTACGAGATGCCGGGGATGAACGGCCTGTCGCTCGTGCGGGCGCTGCGGGCACATCCGCGCACGCGCGACGTCCCCATGATGATGATCACGGCGCTGGAGGACCGCGACATTCGCTACCAGGCGCTGGAGTGCGGTGCCAACGACTACCTCAACAAGCCGCTCGATGCCCCCGAGGTGCGGGCCCGCGTGCGCAACATGCTCGCGGTGGCCGAGGGACAGCGCGCGCTGCAACGACGGTCGGACCTCCTGGCCCGCGAGGTGCGCAGCGCCACCGCGTCGATCGTGGAGCGCGAGCGCGAGATCGTCTTGCGCCTGTCGAGGGCGGCCGAGTTTCGCGACCTCGAGACGGGGTCGCACATCATGCGCATCGCGCACTTCAGCGAACTCATCGCCCGCGCCCTGGGGCAGTCCGAGACCGAGTGCGAGCAGCTGTTCCTCGCGAGCCCCATGCACGACGTGGGGAAGATCGGCATCCCCGACAACGTCCTGCTCAAGCCGGGGCGCTTCAACGAGGAGGAGTTCGCCCTGATGCAGCAGCACACGGTGATCGGGCACCGCATCCTGTCGGGGAGCCAGTCCGAGTTGTTGCAGCTCGCGGCGGAGATCGCGCTCACGCACCATGAGCGCTTCGACGGCGCTGGCTATCCCCACCAGCGCGCGGGTGCCGACATCCCCATCGCCGGGCGCATCGTCGCGGTCGCCGACGTCTTCGATGCCCTGCTGTCGAGCCGCCCCTACAAACGCGCATGGACGGTCGAGGAAGCGCTCGGGATGATCCGCGTGGGGCGCGCGAAGCAGTTCGACCCCGACTGCGTCGACGCCTTCCTGGTGGCGCTGCCGCAGATCCTGGCCACGCGCGAGCGCTTTGCCGAAGAAGACGGGTCGGAAGCCGAGCGGAGCCCGCTCCGCTCGCTGATGCCACCGAAACGGAGCGCCGCCCCGGTCGCGTCCTGA
- a CDS encoding SusC/RagA family TonB-linked outer membrane protein, with translation MHNSRQTSGRWTRGLGAAIALLVAFAPGALSAQQAQGTIRGKVTNAAAGAPLGNAQVFVAGTQLGALTNADGSYSIAAVPPGTQVVRVRLIGYQPTEKSVSVTAGAAVTLDFALTQSAISLDEVVVTGTGGSARKREVGNSIGQVKVSELPEVPSNVSNMLAGRMAGVNVGGATGNSGAGSAIRLRGSTSVALTNQPLIFIDGVRTRSDEYPRNGIFTGTTQRGANAYGSPLNDINPDDIERIEVVKGAAAATLYGTDAAAGVIQIFTKRGAQGAAKWNVQLNSGFSSLQKFGTDSAPLLFMDPFLRNSTTNRQGETSERFGPENYAMRYGAAAQVSGGQGDNLKYLVSMNADNTDGVLPNDKDRKYQIRANLDFAPIKNVAVNWSSAYNNSLINQTPAGNNAQGVTLNAFRRDRNYFGNASPDTIAKVFQQQLDSYIDRSILGVTTTWTPIAKFSSRFTVGYDRAALENRNLRPFGFPAVPLGVIQNQRWSNNTLSTDWVNNYEFQLGNDLRITASGGTQYVNSLVGDAVAYSENFATPSPPTVASGGVKNADENRQRVVTGGAFTQALIGFKDRYFVTLGGRMDGNSAFGKDFGFQFYPKVSGSWVVSDEGFWNDNLGTLKLRAAYGQAGRAPGAFAAVRTYNQVGWGTATAVRPSNLGNPDLGPERTNELELGFDESLFQGRLGIDFTYFKATTTDALFSVRSIPTNGFLANTLQNVGEMEKSGIEMAITGTIVERPKFGLSAGLNVSTNKSKVISLGGAPSFTVGNYGWVKEGLPAPVLRGKIIRNPDARGVAPDTASNYDFGPAQPTRIIGGNINLRTWRNISIAMRGEYQAGHYINEDASYQALSRSVLWPTCFDAYKNIAAQKPITVRETLTCIPANVRQDMFIFKADFFKVRDITVTVPLGRLVPGTASSSLVFSGQNLFRKNYGMPLFDPEMSGNDGFNATVRYISEHIPAPAVFLTSLRMTF, from the coding sequence ATGCACAACAGTCGTCAAACGTCGGGTCGCTGGACTCGAGGACTCGGGGCCGCGATCGCGCTGCTGGTCGCGTTCGCACCTGGGGCCCTCAGTGCACAACAGGCACAAGGGACCATTCGCGGGAAGGTCACCAATGCCGCCGCAGGCGCACCGCTCGGCAACGCCCAGGTGTTCGTCGCCGGAACGCAGCTCGGGGCGCTGACCAACGCGGATGGGTCGTACTCCATCGCCGCGGTACCGCCCGGGACCCAGGTGGTGCGCGTGCGCCTCATCGGCTACCAGCCGACGGAGAAGTCGGTCTCGGTGACCGCGGGGGCTGCGGTGACGCTCGACTTCGCGCTCACGCAGAGCGCCATTTCGCTCGACGAAGTGGTCGTGACGGGGACCGGTGGCTCGGCGCGCAAGCGCGAGGTCGGGAACTCGATCGGTCAGGTGAAGGTGTCGGAGCTGCCCGAGGTGCCGAGCAACGTGTCGAACATGCTCGCCGGTCGCATGGCGGGGGTGAACGTCGGCGGGGCGACGGGGAACTCGGGCGCCGGCTCGGCGATCCGCCTGCGTGGGTCGACGTCGGTCGCGCTGACCAACCAGCCGCTGATCTTCATCGACGGCGTGCGCACGCGCTCGGACGAGTATCCGCGCAACGGCATCTTCACGGGGACCACGCAGCGCGGCGCCAACGCGTACGGGTCGCCGCTCAACGACATCAATCCGGACGACATCGAGCGCATCGAAGTCGTGAAGGGGGCGGCGGCGGCCACGCTGTACGGCACCGACGCGGCGGCTGGCGTGATCCAGATCTTCACCAAGCGCGGCGCGCAGGGTGCGGCCAAGTGGAACGTGCAGCTCAACTCGGGCTTCAGCTCGCTGCAGAAGTTCGGCACGGACTCGGCGCCGCTGCTCTTCATGGATCCGTTCCTGCGCAACTCGACGACGAACCGGCAAGGTGAGACGTCCGAGCGCTTCGGGCCGGAGAACTACGCCATGCGCTACGGCGCGGCGGCGCAGGTGTCGGGCGGGCAGGGCGACAACCTGAAGTACCTCGTCTCGATGAACGCCGACAATACCGACGGCGTGCTGCCGAACGACAAGGACCGCAAGTACCAGATCCGCGCCAACCTCGATTTCGCGCCCATCAAGAACGTGGCGGTGAACTGGAGCAGCGCGTACAACAACTCGCTGATCAACCAGACGCCGGCCGGCAACAACGCGCAGGGTGTCACGCTCAACGCCTTCCGTCGCGACCGCAACTACTTCGGGAATGCGAGCCCGGACACGATCGCCAAGGTCTTCCAGCAGCAGCTGGACAGCTACATCGACCGCTCGATCCTGGGCGTGACGACCACCTGGACGCCGATTGCCAAGTTCTCGAGCCGCTTCACGGTGGGCTATGACCGCGCGGCGCTGGAGAATCGCAACCTGCGCCCGTTCGGCTTCCCGGCCGTGCCGTTAGGCGTGATCCAGAACCAGCGCTGGTCCAACAACACGCTGAGCACCGACTGGGTCAACAACTACGAGTTCCAGCTGGGCAACGACCTGCGCATCACCGCCTCGGGCGGGACGCAGTACGTGAACTCGCTGGTGGGTGATGCGGTGGCGTACTCGGAGAACTTCGCCACGCCGTCACCGCCAACGGTTGCATCTGGCGGCGTGAAGAACGCCGACGAGAATCGCCAGCGCGTGGTCACCGGCGGGGCCTTCACGCAGGCGCTCATCGGCTTCAAGGATCGCTACTTCGTGACGTTAGGCGGGCGCATGGACGGCAACAGCGCCTTCGGCAAGGACTTCGGCTTCCAGTTCTATCCCAAGGTGTCCGGCTCGTGGGTCGTGTCGGACGAGGGCTTCTGGAACGACAACCTGGGCACGCTCAAGCTGCGCGCCGCGTACGGGCAGGCCGGCCGCGCGCCGGGCGCCTTTGCCGCCGTGCGGACGTACAACCAGGTGGGCTGGGGGACGGCCACGGCCGTGCGCCCGAGCAACCTAGGCAATCCGGACTTAGGCCCGGAGCGCACCAACGAGCTCGAACTCGGCTTTGACGAGAGCCTCTTCCAGGGGCGCCTCGGCATCGACTTCACGTACTTCAAGGCCACCACGACCGACGCGCTCTTCAGCGTGCGTTCCATCCCCACCAACGGCTTCCTGGCCAACACGCTGCAGAACGTGGGCGAGATGGAGAAGTCGGGGATCGAGATGGCCATCACCGGCACGATCGTCGAGCGCCCGAAGTTCGGGCTCAGCGCCGGGCTCAACGTCAGCACCAACAAGAGCAAGGTGATCAGCCTTGGTGGCGCGCCGTCGTTCACGGTGGGCAACTACGGCTGGGTCAAGGAAGGGCTGCCGGCCCCGGTGCTGCGCGGCAAGATCATCCGCAACCCCGACGCCCGTGGCGTCGCGCCGGACACCGCGTCCAACTACGACTTCGGTCCGGCCCAGCCGACGCGCATCATCGGCGGCAACATCAACCTGCGCACGTGGCGCAACATCAGCATCGCCATGCGCGGCGAGTACCAGGCCGGCCACTACATCAACGAGGACGCCTCGTACCAGGCGCTCTCGCGCTCGGTGCTCTGGCCGACGTGCTTCGATGCCTACAAGAACATTGCCGCGCAGAAGCCGATCACGGTGCGCGAGACGCTGACCTGCATCCCGGCCAACGTCCGCCAGGACATGTTCATCTTCAAGGCCGACTTCTTCAAGGTGCGTGACATCACCGTCACCGTGCCGCTCGGCCGCCTCGTTCCGGGGACCGCGAGCAGCTCGCTCGTCTTCTCGGGCCAGAACCTGTTCCGCAAGAACTACGGCATGCCGCTGTTTGACCCGGAGATGTCGGGGAACGACGGCTTCAACGCGACGGTGCGCTACATCTCGGAGCACATCCCGGCACCGGCCGTGTTCCTGACCTCCCTCCGCATGACGTTCTAG
- a CDS encoding FIST C-terminal domain-containing protein: protein MQARQSVWTPLGGWEGDGEPTPDAAAALVLVFGSVTALRSPTVSSSIQARWPNARVVGCSTAGEIAGVRLLDDSLVATALTFEHTQVRIARATLVESGGSRGLGEALARALLTEDLAHVLVFSDGLEVNGSALVEGLTAVLPSGVGVTGGMAADGARFGETVVVHDAALVHGGAVAVGFVGRRLQVGYGSLGGWDPFGAEWEITRAEGNVLYELDGRSAIPLYESYLGDHARDLPSSGLLFPMALRRGDDARPVVRTLLALDREAGTMTFAGDMPMGARARFMKANFDRLVDGAEGAARTATKSLGGAPATVALLISCVGRKLVLQQRVEEELDGVRDVLGASPVLAGFYSYGEIAPWATGGACTLHNQTMTVTTLREA, encoded by the coding sequence ATGCAGGCACGACAAAGCGTCTGGACACCCCTCGGCGGCTGGGAGGGCGACGGCGAACCGACGCCCGACGCGGCCGCGGCGCTGGTGCTCGTCTTCGGCAGCGTCACGGCGTTGCGCTCTCCGACGGTGTCCTCGTCCATTCAGGCACGCTGGCCCAACGCGCGCGTGGTGGGCTGCTCCACCGCGGGCGAGATCGCCGGCGTCCGCCTGCTCGACGACTCGCTGGTCGCCACGGCGCTCACGTTCGAGCACACACAGGTGCGGATTGCCCGGGCGACGCTGGTCGAATCGGGGGGGAGCCGCGGCCTCGGCGAGGCGCTGGCGCGCGCGCTGCTGACCGAGGATCTCGCGCACGTGCTCGTCTTCTCCGACGGGCTGGAGGTGAACGGGAGCGCCCTGGTCGAGGGGCTCACCGCGGTGCTTCCGTCCGGGGTCGGCGTGACGGGGGGGATGGCGGCCGACGGCGCGCGCTTTGGGGAAACCGTCGTGGTGCACGACGCGGCCCTCGTCCATGGTGGTGCGGTGGCCGTCGGCTTCGTGGGGCGGCGCCTGCAGGTCGGCTACGGATCGTTGGGCGGTTGGGATCCGTTTGGCGCCGAGTGGGAGATCACGCGCGCCGAGGGGAACGTGCTGTACGAACTCGATGGGCGGAGCGCCATACCGCTGTACGAGTCCTATCTGGGCGATCACGCGCGCGACCTCCCGTCGAGCGGCCTCCTCTTTCCGATGGCGCTGCGGCGTGGCGACGATGCGCGTCCGGTGGTGCGCACGCTGCTGGCGCTGGACCGTGAAGCGGGGACGATGACCTTCGCCGGCGACATGCCGATGGGGGCGCGGGCGCGCTTCATGAAGGCGAATTTCGATCGCCTCGTGGACGGGGCCGAGGGGGCGGCGCGTACCGCCACCAAATCGTTAGGCGGGGCCCCGGCAACGGTGGCGCTTCTGATCAGCTGCGTGGGGCGCAAGCTCGTGCTGCAGCAGCGCGTGGAAGAGGAGCTCGACGGGGTGCGCGACGTTCTGGGGGCGTCGCCGGTCCTGGCCGGCTTCTACTCGTACGGCGAGATCGCGCCCTGGGCGACGGGTGGCGCCTGCACGCTGCACAACCAGACGATGACGGTCACCACCCTGCGAGAGGCGTGA
- a CDS encoding RagB/SusD family nutrient uptake outer membrane protein — translation MTNSSTIARATAAVVLTAALSGCTLDAVNPGPIQADQLNNVGALASLVNGTGRDLAEALNWTSYTGAAASREIFPGGSTGSFGITVRQQSGKLTEDDDDTFWNLSQRSRWTAEDVVSRAKTVLGAAAANSVQHAQALVWAGFSNRHLGENFCQGVINGGAPQAHTIYFDRAEANFTEAITVATAANNTALVQAATAGRASVRLYKGNFAAAATDAGAITNNAFTYKMPYYQTELDQYNRIYWASANQPYRAHTVWNTPNEAYRKATRDPRVPFDSSATVLVGDAAVGNLGRVRWYFQTKYPDRITGINLASGWEMRLIEAEVKLIGGDVTGAMAIINARRTGLSLAPRTAANATEAWAVLKRERGIELWLEGRRLGDLRRWAAASRPGALDPLEELAGRDLCFATPLSEKQTNPNF, via the coding sequence ATGACGAATTCCTCGACCATCGCTCGCGCCACCGCGGCCGTCGTCCTGACCGCCGCGCTGTCCGGGTGCACGCTCGACGCGGTGAACCCCGGCCCGATCCAGGCCGACCAACTCAACAACGTCGGTGCCCTCGCCTCGCTGGTGAACGGTACCGGGCGCGACCTGGCCGAAGCGCTCAACTGGACGTCGTATACCGGCGCGGCCGCGTCGCGGGAGATCTTCCCGGGCGGCTCCACCGGGTCGTTCGGCATCACGGTGCGCCAGCAGTCGGGCAAGCTCACCGAGGATGACGACGACACCTTCTGGAACCTCTCGCAGCGCTCGCGCTGGACGGCGGAAGACGTGGTGTCCCGCGCCAAGACGGTGCTGGGCGCCGCGGCCGCCAACAGCGTGCAGCATGCGCAGGCGCTCGTGTGGGCCGGCTTTTCCAACCGTCACCTTGGCGAGAACTTCTGCCAGGGGGTGATCAACGGTGGCGCTCCGCAGGCGCACACCATCTACTTCGATCGGGCCGAGGCGAACTTCACCGAGGCGATCACGGTAGCGACGGCGGCCAACAACACCGCGCTCGTGCAGGCGGCGACGGCTGGACGCGCCTCGGTGCGCCTGTACAAGGGGAACTTCGCCGCTGCCGCGACCGACGCCGGCGCGATCACGAACAACGCCTTCACGTACAAGATGCCGTACTACCAGACCGAACTGGATCAGTACAATCGCATCTACTGGGCGAGCGCGAACCAGCCGTATCGCGCGCACACCGTCTGGAACACGCCGAACGAGGCCTATCGCAAGGCGACGCGCGATCCGCGCGTTCCGTTCGACTCGAGCGCCACGGTGCTCGTGGGCGACGCGGCGGTGGGCAACCTCGGGCGCGTGCGGTGGTACTTCCAGACCAAGTACCCCGATCGCATCACGGGCATCAACCTGGCCTCCGGCTGGGAAATGCGCCTGATCGAGGCCGAAGTGAAGTTGATTGGTGGTGACGTCACCGGGGCGATGGCGATCATCAACGCGCGTCGCACGGGGCTCAGCCTCGCGCCGCGCACCGCCGCCAACGCGACGGAAGCGTGGGCCGTGCTCAAGCGCGAGCGCGGTATCGAGCTCTGGCTCGAGGGGCGGCGCCTGGGTGACCTCCGTCGCTGGGCGGCCGCGAGCCGCCCGGGGGCGCTGGACCCGCTCGAAGAACTCGCCGGGCGTGACCTCTGCTTTGCCACTCCGCTGTCGGAGAAGCAGACCAACCCGAACTTCTAG